The proteins below come from a single Candidatus Eremiobacteraceae bacterium genomic window:
- the tmk gene encoding dTMP kinase, translating to MDGGLFVTFEGVEGAGKSTQVRLLHEYLSNTNIPFVFTREPGGTPLGEKLRTLLIDPLHQMSAEAEALILSASRAELVDKVIEPALRENRLVVCDRFWDATIAYQGYGRGLPVDTLVRLTMFAARGIEPDLTFLLDVPVRVSQERIRGRLGFADRLEQESIDFHERVALGYRELAAAAPHRFIVVDGRRPEDEIAVELRQQVIARWKR from the coding sequence ATAGACGGCGGGCTCTTCGTCACCTTCGAAGGCGTCGAGGGCGCAGGCAAGTCGACGCAGGTCCGGCTCCTTCACGAATACCTGTCGAACACGAACATCCCGTTCGTGTTCACGCGCGAACCTGGCGGCACGCCGCTCGGCGAGAAGCTCCGGACGCTGCTCATCGATCCGCTACATCAGATGTCGGCGGAAGCCGAGGCGCTCATCCTCTCCGCATCGCGCGCGGAACTCGTCGACAAGGTCATCGAGCCGGCGCTGCGCGAGAACCGGCTCGTCGTCTGCGATCGCTTCTGGGATGCGACGATCGCCTACCAAGGCTACGGCCGCGGGTTACCCGTCGACACGCTCGTCCGTCTCACGATGTTCGCAGCGCGCGGAATCGAGCCGGACCTGACGTTCTTGCTCGACGTCCCCGTTCGCGTGTCGCAAGAGCGCATCCGCGGCAGGCTCGGCTTTGCCGATCGCCTCGAGCAAGAATCGATCGATTTTCACGAGCGGGTCGCGCTCGGCTATCGCGAGCTTGCGGCGGCGGCGCCGCACCGCTTCATCGTCGTCGATGGGCGCCGCCCGGAAGACGAGATCGCGGTCGAGCTGCGCCAGCAGGTCATCGCCCGCTGGAAACGCTGA
- a CDS encoding zinc-dependent metalloprotease, with product MRRFSTSLILALLATFALACTARADDNAPADYTKWIAGKTPQLGLFTIWRDGGKVYLEASSAQLDKDFIEQALPVSGLGGWDITPGNPYFDLARVIRFSREDDKISITWPNTSFVAPANAAAQRAIDATFAASVAAVAPIVAEDATGQHIVFDASPLLGDLSDFTDGINFSIGITDPQAKYGLDSDRTYFGPTKAFADNDIIEVDQTFASLQPPSSVDNVPDPRSIQLKLDYNIAAAPDDGYVPRIADERVGFYPNIQLQYGNDAVDGRQVRYIMRWNFAPADPTRPSQATHPMVLYLSNTIPARYHDTVRSALLQWNKAFTAAGILGAIQVKDQPDDPSWDPDDIRHNVVRWLTESNSGGFAQAGSVWDPRTGELIHTGIVLDSDLMTNSYVDWRDYADPARVDGAQARTEAAYGRGMRLQAAFGRTALAEMGLMSTPAQQNAFDQQFLLSIVLHESGHEMGLQHNFIGSEAYTAKDLQSKAFTSRYGVTSSVMEYSPLNIWPKGTPQGDYWQTTLGPYDYYVIHWGYAHIPGAKTPQDEVPTLKRWASVWSNPRYSFAMDEDVSYFDAHAIDPRVSHWDLTNDNLGWCGTQMQLAAKIMSTVAQRYPSSGQAFDSARTAFGDILGHDTTCIYMVEHYIGGEYVNRSHVGDPGFNGVPLSNVRRSDEQRAFGLLDRYLFSDQAWDYSPSLLRKLVYTEWVTDFPQPVWAYAPQPRHDMPISDIALANQDGILQRMFQPLMLERLDDLSMKYPAGATMSLTDLFSWMQQSAFGDMQTKGLSSIGEIHRNLQQTYARMLAQMVLHPADGTPYDAQSLARAELKSMQSDAVTALKSPKLDAVTRAHLEALSDLATQTLDARQVLSTGS from the coding sequence ATGCGTCGATTTTCGACTTCGTTGATTTTGGCGTTGCTCGCGACGTTTGCGCTCGCCTGCACCGCCCGCGCCGATGACAACGCACCCGCCGACTACACGAAGTGGATCGCGGGCAAGACGCCGCAACTCGGCCTGTTCACGATTTGGCGCGACGGCGGGAAGGTCTACCTCGAAGCCTCGAGCGCTCAGCTCGACAAGGACTTCATCGAACAGGCGCTGCCGGTGAGCGGTCTCGGCGGCTGGGATATCACGCCGGGCAATCCGTACTTCGACCTCGCGCGCGTCATCCGGTTCTCGCGCGAGGACGACAAGATCTCGATCACCTGGCCGAACACGTCGTTCGTCGCGCCGGCGAACGCGGCCGCGCAACGCGCTATCGATGCGACGTTCGCGGCGTCCGTCGCCGCGGTGGCGCCGATCGTCGCCGAGGACGCCACGGGCCAGCACATCGTCTTCGATGCATCGCCGCTTCTCGGCGACCTGAGCGACTTCACCGACGGCATCAACTTCTCGATCGGCATCACCGATCCGCAGGCTAAGTACGGGCTCGACTCCGATCGCACGTATTTCGGCCCGACGAAGGCGTTTGCGGACAACGACATCATCGAGGTCGATCAGACGTTCGCTTCGCTGCAGCCGCCGTCGTCGGTCGACAACGTGCCCGACCCGCGGAGCATCCAGCTGAAGCTCGACTACAACATCGCAGCCGCGCCCGACGACGGTTACGTGCCGCGCATCGCGGACGAGCGCGTCGGCTTCTATCCGAACATCCAGCTCCAATACGGCAACGACGCGGTCGACGGGCGCCAAGTGCGCTACATCATGCGCTGGAACTTCGCGCCGGCCGATCCGACGAGGCCGTCGCAAGCGACGCACCCGATGGTGCTGTATCTGAGCAACACGATCCCGGCGCGCTACCACGACACGGTCCGCAGCGCGCTCCTTCAATGGAACAAGGCATTTACGGCGGCCGGAATCCTCGGTGCTATCCAAGTGAAGGATCAACCGGACGATCCCAGTTGGGATCCGGACGACATCCGGCACAACGTCGTGCGCTGGCTGACGGAGTCGAACAGCGGCGGTTTCGCGCAGGCGGGTTCGGTTTGGGATCCGAGGACCGGCGAGCTCATCCATACCGGCATCGTTCTCGATTCGGACCTCATGACGAACTCGTACGTCGACTGGCGCGACTACGCGGATCCGGCACGGGTCGATGGCGCGCAGGCGAGGACCGAGGCGGCATACGGACGCGGCATGCGCTTGCAGGCGGCGTTCGGTCGCACGGCGCTTGCCGAGATGGGGCTGATGAGCACGCCCGCCCAGCAAAACGCGTTCGACCAGCAATTCTTGCTCTCGATCGTGCTCCACGAGTCAGGGCACGAGATGGGCTTGCAGCACAACTTCATCGGCTCGGAGGCGTATACGGCTAAAGATCTGCAGAGCAAGGCCTTTACGTCGCGATACGGCGTCACGAGCTCGGTCATGGAGTATTCGCCACTCAACATCTGGCCGAAGGGCACGCCGCAAGGCGACTACTGGCAGACGACGCTCGGCCCGTACGACTACTACGTCATCCATTGGGGCTACGCGCACATCCCCGGTGCGAAGACTCCGCAAGACGAAGTGCCGACACTGAAGCGGTGGGCGTCGGTGTGGTCGAATCCGCGCTATTCGTTCGCGATGGACGAAGACGTGTCGTACTTCGACGCGCACGCGATCGACCCGCGCGTCAGCCACTGGGATCTGACGAACGACAACCTCGGCTGGTGCGGCACGCAGATGCAGCTGGCGGCGAAGATCATGAGCACGGTCGCGCAGCGTTACCCATCATCGGGGCAGGCGTTCGACTCGGCGCGCACCGCGTTCGGCGATATCCTCGGCCACGACACGACGTGCATCTATATGGTCGAGCACTACATCGGGGGCGAATACGTCAACCGTTCGCACGTCGGCGATCCCGGCTTCAACGGCGTTCCGCTTTCGAACGTCCGCCGTTCCGACGAGCAGCGCGCGTTCGGTCTGCTTGACCGCTATTTGTTCTCGGACCAGGCGTGGGATTATTCGCCGTCGCTGCTCCGCAAACTCGTCTACACCGAGTGGGTGACGGACTTCCCACAGCCGGTATGGGCGTACGCGCCGCAGCCGCGGCATGACATGCCGATCTCCGACATCGCGCTGGCGAATCAAGACGGGATTCTGCAACGCATGTTCCAGCCGCTCATGCTCGAGCGGCTCGACGATCTGTCGATGAAATATCCGGCTGGCGCGACGATGAGCCTAACCGATCTCTTCTCCTGGATGCAGCAAAGCGCGTTCGGCGACATGCAGACTAAGGGGTTGAGCTCGATCGGCGAGATCCATCGCAACCTTCAGCAGACCTATGCGCGGATGCTGGCGCAGATGGTGCTCCATCCGGCCGACGGCACGCCGTACGACGCCCAATCGCTCGCACGCGCGGAACTGAAGTCGATGCAAAGCGACGCCGTGACGGCGCTCAAGTCGCCGAAGCTCGACGCCGTGACGCGTGCGCATCTCGAGGCGCTATCCGATCTCGCAACGCAAACCCTCGACGCCCGTCAAGTCCTCAGTACCGGCAGCTAG